The Gemmatimonadaceae bacterium genomic sequence GTCTTCATGAACGTAGATGCAAGACATGAGGAAACGGTATCCCAGCCACTCGCGCAGGAGAAGAGAACGACGGCGGTGTTATCCTTGACCCTGTGTTGGTGCCAGGCGCCCCCGGATCAGCGCTTCTTCTTCACGATCAGCGTGCTCTCGGGCGGCGCGAGCTCCCGGACCTGCCACGGGCTCACCAGAAAGCGCACGCCGCCCGTGTCCGCACGCGCCGTCACCGCGCTCACAGCCGAGTCCATCGTTAGGCCGAAGATCGTCTTGCCGTGGCGATCCTGCAGTGCGACGTGGATCGGCGCCGCGTGCCCCGCCGTCGAGTCGCTCGAACGCGCCGGCGCAAATCCCGATGCACGGAAGTCGCGATACTGGCCGAGCAAACTCGAGACAGCCGATGTGTCCGCCGCTGCACCCGAGGCGAATCGCCATCCGTTAGGCCCGCGGCGCAAGGCATACATCGCCTTCCGGCGAATTTCGATCGCGCCAACGCTGTCCGGCACGACATCGGCGATGCGCGTATCGCGCCATTCGTTCGCGTCCCGATGCAACGCCGACGCCAGCGCGCCGTGCAACGCATACACCGGATCCGCATTCGCCATCCGTACGTACACGCCGCTGCCATCGTCGGCCGCCTTGCCCGCAACCAGATCGAGCACCCGCGCGCCGCGGGCGTCGACCCGCACCGATGTGCCGCTGTCCGGCGTGACGCCCAACTGGGCGTGCATCCCGCGTCCCTCGGACACCAGTTCCGTCT encodes the following:
- a CDS encoding DUF4340 domain-containing protein codes for the protein MSKTALVRIAVALAIALVAWGALALVHGPVSDRPASLALPRIDTAHVDTILLAKGRDTTVLARGAARAGWTANGYRADSGAVASLLGGLADTARQTELVSEGRGMHAQLGVTPDSGTSVRVDARGARVLDLVAGKAADDGSGVYVRMANADPVYALHGALASALHRDANEWRDTRIADVVPDSVGAIEIRRKAMYALRRGPNGWRFASGAAADTSAVSSLLGQYRDFRASGFAPARSSDSTAGHAAPIHVALQDRHGKTIFGLTMDSAVSAVTARADTGGVRFLVSPWQVRELAPPESTLIVKKKR